DNA sequence from the Parasphaerochaeta coccoides DSM 17374 genome:
AATTTTGATTGATTCCTACTATAGGAACGGCCTGACTGTTTCCCTATCCTTTATATGACACCTTTTCCATACCACGGTGTCATGGAGGGCCGATATGGCGGTAGTCCTGAACAAAGACAATGTACTGAGAATGAAATTCATGACAGGCATGCATAACACAGATCCTTTCTTCGTCGCTCGTGAGGAATATCTCTTTCAGATGATGCAGGAAGCAACGAACATCCATGCCCATTTGCGCCAGAGCGATCTTCCTGCCTTGCAGAGGGAAGGCCACACATGGGTCATTGCACGGGCACAGATGAAAATTGACGCCTACAACCTGTGGACACAGGACGTACATGTGAATACATGGGCACAGGAACCTGAACTGTTCTACTTCCCCAGGGTGACTACGGCAAGCGCAAGCTGTGGAAAACCGTTGTTCACCGCCGTCTGCTGGTGGGTGGTACTCGACCTTGCCACATCCCGTCCAATCCAACCTTCTGACATGATTGCACGCTTTGGACTGCCTCCTCATGACGAAACACATCCTCGTTTTCCTGCTCGGTACAAACGTTTCAGGGCAAATACGACTCCTGAAATCATCCCCCTCCACACCTGTACGCCTGTACCTCGTTATGAGGATACGGACAGCAACAACCACATAAACAATGTTTCCTATGTACAATGGATGCTGGACTCCCTGCACCGGGAATTCCGTGACACCTACAAGGCGGTGGACATGGATGTATTCTGGCTTCAACAAGTCTATCTGGGTGACAGGCTCACCATGTGTTCTGGTCCTGCCAGGGAAGCAGCCCAGAATCCTGACGTCCCTCATTATTACCATTATCTGACCCGCACGGAGGCAGACGGAAACAAGAGCTTGGTCTGGGCGGCTGAAAGCCAATGGAACAGGCGGACAAATCTTATCCATGAAACTGATTCCAAGCGTTTAGGCTGGAATGAGTAGTGTCAAATTTCCCTAATTTTCTCTCGGAGCGGGTCAAGGCTTCGAATATCGTCTGCCAGAGAGGGATAGCGCATCTGAATATTTCGTTGTTTCCATCGTTTGTCAGTGGTATAACAATTATACGATGATTTATGTGGATTTTATCGTACGTGCTGGAGCATTCATCATTGTCGGAGTTCCTTTGTTTGTTGTTTGCGTCGAGTTTGGCATTGATTATATAGCAACCGGGAAAAAGAAAGATAACGATAAGAAAAATAGCAATGAGTATCCTGCGGGAAGATGAAGGAGGCATATCATGAACAAAGTCCAGAGAGACCGGATGCATACAGGAAAGGGATTCATAGCCGCGCTTGACCAGAGCGGTGGAAGCACTCCCAAGGCACTCGCCTACTATGGCGTGGAGAAAGATGCATATTCAACCGATGAAGAGATGTTCGCGCTGGTGCATGAGATGAGGTCAAGGATCATCAAAAGTCCTGCCTTCACATCCGAACATGTCCTTGCGGCCATCCTGTTCGAGAATACCATGGACGGAGAAATCGATGGCATCCCCGTCGCGGACTACTTGTGGGAGAAAAAAGGAATAGTCCCGTTCCTCAAGATTGACAAGGGACTTACGGATCTCAAGGATGGCGTCCAGTTGCTCAAGCCCATTCCCGACCTTGATTCCCTCCTGAAGCGCGCCGCGACCAAGCATATATTCGGAACCAAGGAACGCTCGGTCATCAAGGAAGCGAATGAGGATGGCATCAGGCAGATTGTTGACCAGCAGTTCGACCTTGCCCTGAAGGTCATCAAGGCAGGTCTGGTTCCCATCATAGAACCTGAAGTGGACATCCACAGCACGACGAAGAAGGAAGCGGAAGACATCCTGAAGAAACATCTGGCAGCATGGCTTGGTAAGCTGGATGCCACGACCCAGGTCATCTTCAAGCTGACCATCCCTACGGTGGATGACTTCTACAGCGACCTGATGGAAGATCCGCATGTTCTGCGCATCGTGGCTCTTTCCGGCGGGTATAGCCGTGAGGAAGCCAACGAACGGCTGTCGAAGAACCATGGTTTGATTGCCAGTTTCTCCCGCGCCCTTGCGGAAGGACTGAACGTTCATCAGACGGATGCACAGTTCGACAAGTTCCTGGGAGCTTCCGTGCAGAGCATCTATCACGCATCAATCACCTGATACGCTCCGTCACCATGATAGCATCGTAGCATTGCACATGCCGGGGGATGTTGCAAAAGTTGCGGCATCCCTCTTTTCCATGGTTCCCATTTTTACGTAATTAACGCTTGAAAATTAATTAATTTATAATATTCACGCCTAAAATCACCAAATAACCCGAAAGTATTATATGTTTTTCATGCAAAATCATACCTTTGGGTAATAGCTTTCTGCCATCACCACGTTTATACTATTTTCTAATTACTACCATATGCGTAAGCTGGCATGTCATCATCCTCTTCATGGAGAAAGGAAAAGACACTATGAGAGAGAGAGAGAGAGAGAGAGAGAGAGAGAGCAGAGAGAGTAAACTAAGCGTCATGGTCTTCCTGACCATTCTGATGCTACTTATCACCTTCATTTCATGCGACAACAAGCTGAATGTTTCACATACCAATGCAGTGCGCTTCTCCACGGAGATAGGGCGCAAGGCCACGGCAAATTCCGAATGGCAAGCCGATGATGAAGTCGGCATTTACATGCTGGAACATGGTACTGGCACGGCAGCTACTACTGCCCCGGAACGTGCCAACAGACACTACACGGCTGACACGGCCTCCCAGACTTCCGGCTTCACTCCTGCCACCACTGCCGATACCTTGAAGTGGAATGACATTGCCGCTAATGCCAACGACACGTTCGACTTCATCGCCTACTATCCGTGGGCGTACCTGGCTCATACCGAAGATGGTGCCGGTACGACATCCTTCTATGACACTGATACCTTGTACATAGATATCAACCGGGACAGGGGGACACATGAACAGGATACCGGAAAGGCCGATGTCCTGTGGGGACGAACCGACACCGTACAGAACAATACCTCAACGGTGCATCTGAAGCTTGACCATATGCTCTCCCGCCTGATTGTCAACATAGCCCCAAGCACGACCGTTGATGCTGTGGCTATCAATGATGCCACCGCATTTGTGGCTACGGTCAAAGGCTTGGACAACATAACCACGATGAGCCTGGATGACGGTTCTTTGGCTGATGTATCCGGTCTCGCTGCGCCTATTGCAATGAAGGACATTTCCGACACGCTTACGACCACGGAAAGAGCCGAGGGCAAGCGCAGGTTCGAGGCTGTGCTGATACCTGTGGGCAACACTGATGCCCTGGCTAACGTGAGCCTGGAGTTTACCCTGAGCGGTGGTGCTAGAGCTGGTACATACACATGGAAGCCAAGTACCACAGGTGCTGTAGCTGAGGGAGACAAGCATCTGATTCACTTTGACAAAGGCAAGCAGCATGTCTACAACATGACGCTGAACACGGATGATGAAGAAGTCGCCGTTGCCTCTATCCAGATTGAGATCGGAGAGTGGGATGAAGGTGACGGCATAAACGGGGCTGCTACGTTCAAACCATACCGAGCCGTCTCCGCCGGAAGCAATCACACGATGATCCTGAAGAATAACGGCACGCTCTGGGCGACTGGATGGAACAATACTGGTCAACTGGGTGACAGCACTACGGATGACAGAAACACGCCCGAACAGGTCTGGGATTCTACCGATGGTTCCGTGAGAATGGCTGATGTCGCGGCTGTCTCTACCGGACCCGGCCATACGATGATTTTGAAGAAGGACGGCACGCTCTGGGCGACTGGATTAAACGAGTATGGTCAACTGGGTGACGGCACTATGACGACCATCAGAACTCCTCCCGTGCAGGTCAAGGCTAGTACCGATGACAACGACTTCATGACTGATGTCGCGGCTGTCTCCGCTGGACTATATCACACGACGATCCTGAAGAAGGACGGCACACTCTGGGCGACTGGATACAACAATGATGGTCAACTGGGTGTCGGCGCTGTGGCAACCTATACAACAAGCATACCCGTACAGGTCAAGGGTTCTGGTGGGGTCGGGTTCATGACTGATGTCGCGGCTGTCTCCACCAAACAGAACCATACGATGATTCTGAAGAAGGACGGCACGCTCTGGGCGACTGGATACAACTATTATGGTCAACTGGGTGACGGCACTACGACCCGCAGAACTACTCCCGTGCGGGTCAAGGCCAGTATCGCTGAGAACGACTTCATGACTGATGTCGCGGCTGTCTCCGCCGGAAGTTGGCACACAATGATCCTGAAGAAGGACGGCACGCTCTGGGCGACTGGATTCAACAATTATGGTCAACTGGGTGTCGGTGATACTACCGACAGAAGCACGCCCGTGCAGGTCTGGGATTCTACCGATGGTTCCATGAAAATGACTAATGTCGCGGCTGTCTACGCCGGAATGGGGCATACGATGATCCTGAAGAAGGACGGGACGCTCTGGGCGACAGGAAACAACGCTAATGGCCAACTGGGTATCGGTGATACGCCTGCCCAGATAAGCATCCCCGTGCAGGTCAAGGGTGCTAATGGGGTCGGATTCATGACTGATGTCGCGGCTGTCTCCGTCGGAATCTATCACACGATGATCCTGAAGAAGGACGGCACGCTCTGGGCGACTGGACGCAACAACTATGGTCAACTGGGTCTCGGTAATATTACCATCAGAAGAACGCCCGTGCAGGTAATTTTCTGACCGGAACCCCGTTCCGCTACACCGGTATGCCTCCCGGCGACAGCCTGCCGGTCTGACTCTCCGTCCGGATTCTTTCCGTTTTCATCTTTCCGCAGTTCGGCAGGAGAGCAAACCCGGCATGTTCCTTGCGGATGGTTTTCTTATGTTTCCGTTCTGTAACCGCACATCCCACCGTTCCTGATTCCTGTTTTTCTCCCTTTCCCGCTGAAAACGAAAAAGAAATTGCTACAAAACTCTCGTTTTACAACAACCCTTTTTACATTTTCATTGTTAAAAGCATTGCGAAAAATCCTATTGATAAGAAAATCGAAACTTCTTGACATGATGATATCAATGTTCTACTGTACTAGCTGACTAGTACAGTAAATTGCTAGCATATCAACCCAAAAAGGAAATGCGATGATACATGTACGCGATTTAGAGTTCCGTTACGGAACCCATCCCCTGTTCTCCCATCTGGACATGGACATCCGTGGAGGAGCCATCCATGGATTGCTGGGACTGAATGGTGCCGGAAAGACGACACTTCTCCGACTGCTTTCCGGACAGCTCTTTCCTTCTGATGGCATGATTGACGTTCTGGGATTCACCCCGTCCCAACGCAAGCCTGACTTCCTCAGCGAAATTTTCTTCATCCCTGATGAAATAAACCTTCCTGATTTTACAGGAATCCAGTATGTCGAGATGATTTCCCCCTTCTACCCATGGTTCGATGCCGCCGTCTGCGACACCTTGTGCAAGGACTTTGAGGTAGATCAACGCCGGAAGTTGACCGAACTTTCCTTTGGTCAGAAAAAGAAGTTCCTCCTGGCCTTCGGTCTGGCAAGCATGACGCCAATCATGGTGATGGACGAGCCGACGAATGGACTGGACATCCCTTCCAAGACTCAGTTCCGCCGGGCGGTTGCCGCAGCAATCTCTCCGCAGCGTTGCTTCATCATATCCACCCATCAGGTGCGCGACCTTGAGAACCTGATAGATCCAATCATCATCGTCCATAATGGAAAAATCATCTTCAACCAGAGCATCGAGGAAATCTCCGCGCGTTTCAGCATGAGTCATGAGTATGGGCAGCAGCCTCCGACGGAAGTCCTGTACAGTGAGCAAATCCCAGGAGGATGGGTCTCGGTGCATGAGACACCAGCCGGGACTGACAGGCAGCCGCTTGACCTGGAAACTCTGTTCAACGCGGTGGTCGCTAACCCTGTGGCATTTGCCCGTCAGACTCAAATCCAGGGAGGTACGCTATGAGATTCCTGTATACAATGAGACGAGAGATATACATGCAGAAGAAGCGCCTGACCATCTATGTGATTACTGCGCTTATCATCCTTTTCGTTTTTGAAGTCATGCCGGTCATCATTGCCGCAATCTTTGGTTCACACCTGCCTGAGGCATCCTTATACAGCGAGTTGTTCAGTCTGTTCCTGTTCATCGGAGGGTGCTTGTACACCAGCACTCTTTTCCAGAAGGACATGTTCAGTAAGGATAACAACCATGGATGGCTGATGCTTCCGGCGTCAACAGCGGAGAAATTCTTTGCCAAAGGACTTATGAGCATAGCATTCCCCTTTGTCTTGGTCATTTTCTTCTCGGTAGCGTCCGTCTTCATAGAAGGTCTGCTCACCTTGACTGCCAGAATACCCTTCATGCCGTTCTCGCCTTTCTTCCCCGAAGTTTGGGAGATGGTCGCCCATGCCCTCATCGCCCAATCCGTATTCCTGCTGGGAGGGGTATTCTTCAGGAAAGCTCATTTCAGCAAGACAATCCTTACTTTAGGCATCATCCTTATCGGTCTGAGCATGATAGCTGCTGTTACCACATTCCTTATCTTCCAACCAGTCATATTGTCAAACGGGGTAACCGTGTATGGTTTTGGAAGAAACGTAAATCTCCTGTCTGATTCGGACTTCTCCCTGCTGAAAACATTCGCAACCGCCTTCTACTGGGGCATACTCCCCCTGTTCTGCTGGATTACCAGTTATATTCGTGTCGAGGAGGTGCAGTATACTGATGCAGTTTGATAAACACACTTCCATTTATCTGCAAATCGCGGATTATATCAGGGATAGGATTCGTGATGGTTCATGGCCGGACGGAGAGAGGATTTCCTCAATCCGTGACATGGCCATGCTGCTCGAAGTCAATCCCAATACCGTGACGCGGACTTATACGCTCCTTCAGGATGAAGGAACGATTGAGAACCAGAGAGGGATTGGCTATTTCGTCGCTCCCGGAGCAGTGGAAAACCTGAAACAGATGAAAAAGAGGGCTTTTCTCGATGAAACCCTGCCTCGTCTGTTCACGGAAATGACGGCACTCGGTCTGGGAATAAACGACATCATTGCCAGATATAACAATGCCAAGCATGACAATGCCGAGTATGACAAAGGAAAACTCCAGCATGTGGCGGGAGAAAGGAACAACGACAATGCACAAGACAAGCAATAAACTGATCCTTGGAGCAACAATCTTCCTGGTGGTGACGACCGTCATGACTGTCATCTCCCTGAAAATGATTACCAACGCGGCTCTTTCTCAGAGAGAAGCCGCAAACGTCAGTACCGTCTTTTTAACCCAGGGCAGCCTCAAGAACGATGGCGTAGTGTGGATTGAGAAAGAGGACATAGTTTGAGCCGTATGGGGTTGTCACAAAATAAAAACAAGCGACGACCACCACATCATGCCCTGTTTTCAGATGGATTCAAAAACAAGCGAAAACCTATACACCCCTGGACGTACTTTATATTTTTCTAAAGTATCCGGGCCGCAACTTGCCGTACCAAGACCACGTACCGCGGCATCGATGGAAACTGTATAGCACGGAGACGGGACAAGCTCATCCGCA
Encoded proteins:
- a CDS encoding acyl-ACP thioesterase domain-containing protein translates to MAVVLNKDNVLRMKFMTGMHNTDPFFVAREEYLFQMMQEATNIHAHLRQSDLPALQREGHTWVIARAQMKIDAYNLWTQDVHVNTWAQEPELFYFPRVTTASASCGKPLFTAVCWWVVLDLATSRPIQPSDMIARFGLPPHDETHPRFPARYKRFRANTTPEIIPLHTCTPVPRYEDTDSNNHINNVSYVQWMLDSLHREFRDTYKAVDMDVFWLQQVYLGDRLTMCSGPAREAAQNPDVPHYYHYLTRTEADGNKSLVWAAESQWNRRTNLIHETDSKRLGWNE
- a CDS encoding fimbrillin family protein, translating into MRERERERERESRESKLSVMVFLTILMLLITFISCDNKLNVSHTNAVRFSTEIGRKATANSEWQADDEVGIYMLEHGTGTAATTAPERANRHYTADTASQTSGFTPATTADTLKWNDIAANANDTFDFIAYYPWAYLAHTEDGAGTTSFYDTDTLYIDINRDRGTHEQDTGKADVLWGRTDTVQNNTSTVHLKLDHMLSRLIVNIAPSTTVDAVAINDATAFVATVKGLDNITTMSLDDGSLADVSGLAAPIAMKDISDTLTTTERAEGKRRFEAVLIPVGNTDALANVSLEFTLSGGARAGTYTWKPSTTGAVAEGDKHLIHFDKGKQHVYNMTLNTDDEEVAVASIQIEIGEWDEGDGINGAATFKPYRAVSAGSNHTMILKNNGTLWATGWNNTGQLGDSTTDDRNTPEQVWDSTDGSVRMADVAAVSTGPGHTMILKKDGTLWATGLNEYGQLGDGTMTTIRTPPVQVKASTDDNDFMTDVAAVSAGLYHTTILKKDGTLWATGYNNDGQLGVGAVATYTTSIPVQVKGSGGVGFMTDVAAVSTKQNHTMILKKDGTLWATGYNYYGQLGDGTTTRRTTPVRVKASIAENDFMTDVAAVSAGSWHTMILKKDGTLWATGFNNYGQLGVGDTTDRSTPVQVWDSTDGSMKMTNVAAVYAGMGHTMILKKDGTLWATGNNANGQLGIGDTPAQISIPVQVKGANGVGFMTDVAAVSVGIYHTMILKKDGTLWATGRNNYGQLGLGNITIRRTPVQVIF
- a CDS encoding GntR family transcriptional regulator, with protein sequence MQFDKHTSIYLQIADYIRDRIRDGSWPDGERISSIRDMAMLLEVNPNTVTRTYTLLQDEGTIENQRGIGYFVAPGAVENLKQMKKRAFLDETLPRLFTEMTALGLGINDIIARYNNAKHDNAEYDKGKLQHVAGERNNDNAQDKQ
- a CDS encoding ABC transporter ATP-binding protein, with translation MIHVRDLEFRYGTHPLFSHLDMDIRGGAIHGLLGLNGAGKTTLLRLLSGQLFPSDGMIDVLGFTPSQRKPDFLSEIFFIPDEINLPDFTGIQYVEMISPFYPWFDAAVCDTLCKDFEVDQRRKLTELSFGQKKKFLLAFGLASMTPIMVMDEPTNGLDIPSKTQFRRAVAAAISPQRCFIISTHQVRDLENLIDPIIIVHNGKIIFNQSIEEISARFSMSHEYGQQPPTEVLYSEQIPGGWVSVHETPAGTDRQPLDLETLFNAVVANPVAFARQTQIQGGTL
- a CDS encoding fructose bisphosphate aldolase yields the protein MNKVQRDRMHTGKGFIAALDQSGGSTPKALAYYGVEKDAYSTDEEMFALVHEMRSRIIKSPAFTSEHVLAAILFENTMDGEIDGIPVADYLWEKKGIVPFLKIDKGLTDLKDGVQLLKPIPDLDSLLKRAATKHIFGTKERSVIKEANEDGIRQIVDQQFDLALKVIKAGLVPIIEPEVDIHSTTKKEAEDILKKHLAAWLGKLDATTQVIFKLTIPTVDDFYSDLMEDPHVLRIVALSGGYSREEANERLSKNHGLIASFSRALAEGLNVHQTDAQFDKFLGASVQSIYHASIT